The Methanospirillum lacunae region AAAGAGGCTGCAAAGTTATTCCTCGGAAAGCACGATTACTCCTGCTTTGCACGTGTTGAACCGGGAAAAGATCCCATACGAAGTATCACCACGATAAACGTACATATTGAGGAAGATTGTTGCTGGATAGAAGTGACAGCCCCGAGTTATCTCTGGCACATGGTCAGGTGCATGGCTGCGGCTCTCACCCGTGTATCATCAGGTCTGCTCACACTTGAAGAACTTGAAGTAATGCTCACCGGCAGATGTAGCAACAAGGTGAAACCTGCTCCTCCCGATGGGCTCATTCTCTGGGAGATAACTGATCAACTCCCATGGCGACCGGTTCCTCCACTAAAACGAACATTCAAACTCCATGCTGATGCTGCAGCAGATCACCAGCTCATGGCCAGGGTCCATCGCATTCTTTCACCGGGGTTATGAGTAATGCATCAAAAATGGATTCAAGAAAAGTTGGGTTAAAGATCCCGCTCTACTTTTGCAATCATCGTCTTGATATCAAGCCAGATGATAAGTTCACTCTTGTCTTTGCCAGCGGTCTTGGTCTTCTTTCTGATAATCCCCAGAATGTCCCGCTCACTGTTTTGTGAAGCATGGGCATCAGTGTCGATGTCTTCGTCAGCATAGGTGGTGACAGCCAGAACATCATCTACAAGGACTCCGATCATCTTCTCAGAGACAGCCTGATCGAGAACAATGATGCGTGATTTCTTCTTGTCTCCTGCCTCCTGAGTGATCTTCATCATATCTTTCAGGTCGATGATGGTTGTTATCACACCTCTGAGATCGATGATTCCCTTGATAAATGAAGGGGTGTTTGGCAGCGGTGTAATCTCGGTGGTGTTGATAACCTCTCTTGTGTCAAAAAGATCGATGGCAAAGAGTTCATTCCCCAATATGAACTCTACAACCCGCATGTTTCCTGTAGTATTTGCTCGGGTTCTTACCTGCTTGGTTCCCTGTGGAATTCCCATGTTCTCCTGTTGAACTTCTTCTGAATCACTATCTACAAGAAATGTGCCCATATTTTCCCTCCATCAGACATACCGGGCTTCATGGTGTCAGGGCTTGCTGATACCCTTCTCCCGTCTCTTAACTAACCTTATCAGGGTGTTGAATCATGAATCTTTCGTTTATTTATTTCAGCGATACCGGTGAATGACACGAAAATGATCCTTGTGATTCCAGAATCAGAAGTTTACATGCCCTGGTCAGGCGTGCAGTTATCCGGCATGGAAACGAATAATGATGAAAGATGACCGCCCCATCGCCCGAAATGGTTCTGAAACGCTGGTTTGGATACCCTTCATTCAGACCACAGCAGGGCGAGATCATCAGAGAGGTGATCAACGGACGTGACGTGCTTGCGGTTATTGCTACAGGCGGAGGAAAATCTGTCTGTTACCAGATACCTGCTCTTATAAGGGAAGGTCTCTGTGTCGTCGTCTCGCCGCTGATTGCACTGATGAAGGATCAGGTTGATGGCCTGAAAGAGCTTGGCATCCCTGCGGCTTTCATGAACAGCACCCAGGACTCCAGGCAGAAGCGTGAGGTTGAGGATGCAATCAGGGCAGGGACTCTCCGGATTTTGTATGTTTCTCCTGAGCGGCTGATCCTACCATCTTTTCTGAAATTTCTCGCTGAAGTTCATCCAAGCCTTGTGGCCGTTGATGAGGCTCACTGCATTTCGCAGTGGGGGCATGAGTTCAGACCGGAGTACCGGCGGCTCGCAATTATCAAGGAGACGTTCCCAGATGTCCCTGTTATAGCACTCACGGCAACAGCAACCCCCTCGGTAAGGACAGACATCATCAATGAATTGAAACTATCCAATCCTGCAGTCTTTATCGGGAGTTTTAACCGGGCAAATATTTCGTACCTTATTGAAAAGAAAGAGTCTCCTGATGTTCGGGTGGTTTCATTTCTCAGGAAACATGCCGGGGAGTCAGGGATCATTTACTGTTTTTCCAAGCGACAGGTTGAGGACCTGACCGCCACCCTGCGCAAAAATGGGTTTGCTGCATCTGCATATCATGCAGACATCCCTCCTGCAGAACGCCATGCGGTCCAGGACAGGTTCCTTCGTGATGAGACCCGAATTATCGTAGCCACGATTGCATTTGGGATGGGAATCAACAAACCTGATGTCAGGTTTGTCATCCACTATGATCTCCCCAAGAATCTGGAGCACTATTACCAGGAGACAGGCCGGGCAGGGAGGGACGGGGACCCTGCAGAGTGTCTTCTCCTCTACAGCAGGGCAGATTACCGGAAGATATCATTCCTGATTGATAAGATGGGCGACGGGGTTGAGAAACAGGTTGCGATCAGGAAACTCCATGACATGATCGGATACTGTGAAACACGGGCCTGCCGGCGTGCAGTTATCCTGACGTACTTTGGTGAGGGATACAATGAGCCGAATTGCGGGGGTTGTGATAACTGTGCTTCAGGCAGAAAAACCATGGACGGCAAGCAGGTTCTAAAGACTATCACAGCCTGTGTGGATGAATTGGAGGGTGGATTTGGGATTTCTTACCTCGGTGATATTCTGTCAGGTACAGCAGATGAGAAAGTAATAGGCAACGGGCATGACAAGATCTCCTGCTTTGGCATCGGTAAACCCCACCGCAAAAGGCAATGGCTCTTCTGGATACGTGAATTGATCTACTGCGGATATCTCACATCATTTGGCACAAAATACCCTGTTGTCAGGGCAAATGACCGAACCCGGGATGCCCTGTCTGGAAAAATCCCGGTGATGATCGGAGAGCCTGATTTCCAGGCAGTGCTTGCACCCGGAGCAGTTGCAGAAGAGACTCCGGTTTACAGTGCAAACCTGTTTGAGATCCTTCGAGATATCAGGAAAAATATCGCCGATGAAGAGGATGTCCCACCATTTCAGATCTTTCCAAATAGGACTCTCAAAGAGATGGCGACCCGCCTCCCCAGGACGAGGGAGGAATTGCTTACCGTGTATGGGGTTGGAGAACACAAGGTTTCACGGTATGGAAAACAGTTTCTTGAGGCTATCTGTGCGTATGCGGATCATCGCCAGACCATTGTGATGAAGGCTCACAAGGCCAGATTATGACTCGTCCATGTAACGGTTGTGGGAAATGCTGTATGAATATGCGGCAGTACATCCGTATCGGGAATCAGTCTTCTGACGGGAGATTTTCCTGTGAATGTACTCTTACCAAAGAAAAATTCCAGGCCAGGGTTTCCAGTAAGGATACTGCCCGGATGTTTGATCGAAACTTTCAGTTCAGGTACCCGAAGGCATGTCCGTTCCTTGTGCTGGGTGAAGGTGATACTTTTTCCTGCCTGATCTATAACGACCGGCCAGGTCACTGCAGGTCTTTTCTCTGTTCCCACTGTAAAGAAGAGGAAGAAGAAAACAAATAGACCGGTTCCTGGTATAACCTCATCAGGCCGGTTTCGCTTCAATGGTGCCTGGAATGATCCGGTTCATCAGCCATTCCGGAACCTGTCTGTTTGTTCTGAGTACTATTTTGAACGTATCTCTGTCTTTCTGGACACCTGTCCATGTTACATTTACCTGATATCCTGTGTCAAAGACAGGAGTTCCAAAGATCCGTAATGAGAAGATCCTCGGGCTGATCTGCCTGGTCTCATTCATCTCCATCTCCTCCCGGTGATTGCCGATCTTAAGTGCTATTCTGTCACCGGTCTGCATGGCGAGGATATCAAGACTACCTACATGCACCCGTTCACTGTCAGGCAGTGATGCCTGGTACGTCGTTGTATAGGGAAATGGTGTATCTTGAGTTGCCTGCTGATCAGGAATAATTTGCATGGTCAGGACTGCTGCTCCAGCAATTCCTGCAACCACGATGATCAGAACCAGAACCCGAATCAGAGTTCTGTGGTTACTCTTTCTCATCTCCAGGTCTTTCCATTTTGTTGGCCCTCCAAAGCTTGGTTCCTCAGGGTCTGGTCTGTTTGTCATGCAGTTCCCTATCCGGTATTAGGATATCCCCCTGTATCAGCGTGCCGGCCTTTTGCGGTACCCTGATCAAACTATCATTATTTATCATGAAAAACAAACGGCTAGTGACACTCATGCCAACGGTTCCTGACACCGAATATATCCATAAATGCACCTCGGCATGTGCCGGATGCAGTTCTGATCTGATCCTCAGGCATGTCCTGAAGGCTGCAGGTCCAGATACCGTACTGGTGGTTCCGGCCTGTTGCACCTCGGTGCTGCAGGGTGTGTATCCGAATACGTCATTTGGTATCCCTGTTTACAATGTAGCGTTTGCCTCTGCAGCAGCGGTTGCTTCAGGAATGGCAGCAGCATTTGAAGAGCTGGGAAAGAAGACGAATGTTATTGCCTACGCAGGTGATGGAGGAACGGTTGATATCGGAATCCAGGCACTTTCCGGTGCCCTTGAACGGGGAACCAACTTCCTGTACATCTGTTATGATAATGAAGCGTACGGGAACACCGGGATGCAGCGATCAGGTTCCACCCCGCTTGGTGCCCGGACAACAACAACGCCAGGCGGCAAGCCACACCCCAAAAAGGATCTTGACCGGATTATTGCAGCCCACAATCTCCCATACATGGCAACCAGCTGCAGTGCCTACCCTCAGGATCTTGTAAAAAAGGTTGAAAAGGCACTCTCGATCAACGGGCCGAAGTTTATGCATGTACTTGCTCCCTGTCCCCCAGGATGGCGGTACGATGCTTCTAAAACAATTGAAGTAGGCAAACTTGCAGTTAGAAGCGGTATCTGGGCAATGTATGAACGTGAGTACGATACTCTCACCATCTCGGGCCAGACTAAAGCCGCGATGATGAAGCCGGCACCACTTGAGGATTACCTTAAGATGCAGGGTAGGTTCTCTGGACTTAAGCCTGAACAGATCACTGAGATTCGCCAGTCCATGGAGCGAAACCTGCGGCTGCTCAAACTGGAGGCTGAAGGAACATGCTGACCATTTCAACCGGAAACAACGCGGTTGCTGCAGCTGTCCGGGAAGCCGGGACCGCTGTGGTTGCTGCCTATCCCATCACTCCGCAGACTGAGATTGTCGAGCAGATTGCGAACTTTGTAACAAAAGGAAGCATGAAGGCCAGTTATATCCCGGTCGAGAGCGAACACTCGGCGATGGCTGCCTGCATCGGTGCCAGCATCACAGGAGTTCGGACTTTTACTGCCACCAGTTCCCATGGACTTTTGTACATGCACGAGATGGTGAACTGGGCTGCTGGAGCACGACTTCCTATTGTGATGGCAAACGTGAACAGAGCAGTCGGACCGGGCTGGAACGTCTGGGCTGAGCATACTGATTCACTACAGGCACGTGATACCGGCTGGCTTCAGGTGTATGTAGCAACAGTGCAGGAAGCCTATGATGCAACCCTGATGGCATTTCGGATCGCTGAAGATCGGCGGGTCTATCTGCCGGTGATGGTGAACCTTGATGGATTTGCTCTTTCCCATATCACCCAGCAGCTTGAGGAAGTCAAGGCAGGAGACTTCATTCCACCCCTGGTCCTAGATCACAGGATCGATACCGAGAATCCGGGAGGGTACGGATGTATGACCTCGTCGGTAGACTACGTCAGGATCCGTTCAGATATTGAACGCTCCATGCGTGACTCGGTTGAGGTGATCAAGGAAACTGAAGCTGAGTTTGCACAGCGATTCGGCAGGAAGTATTCCTGGACAGATGATTACCGATGTGAGGATGCAGAAGTGCTGATCCTCTCGATGGGAACGCTTGGAAAAGAGGCCGAAGTTGCTATTGATATCCTCAGAGACGAAGGAATCAAGGCCGGTTCGATGCGTGTGAGATGGATGCGCCCATTCCCTGAACTCGATCTCCGGGACCGCGAACTTGTCGTCATCGATCGGAATTATTCATTCGGATTTGGTGGTATCCTTGCCGGATCAATAAAGGCAAAAACCGGGAAGGATTGTTACAACGTTATTGCCGGCCTTGGAGGACAGGAGGTTACCTACAATGATATCGCCTCCTTTGTCAGGAACCGGAAGACAGGCACTGAAGAATGGTTTGGGGTGAAGATCTGATGTATGAGATTAGGCTTCACTCCCGGGGAGGTCAGGGTGGTGTAACTGCAGCCAAGCTGATGGCACTTGCAGCATTTCGTGACGGCAAGTATGCAACGGCTGCCCCATTTTATGGTGCAGAGCGTCGTGGTGCCCCAATTGTATCCTTCATCAGGATTGACGATAAGCCGATCAAAATCTACTCCCAGATACACCAGCCGGATCTTGTTGTGGTGCTTGATGCTTCGATTATTGATTTGGTTAATGTTTTTGACGGCCTCAAGCCTGATGGAAAAGTACTGATCAATGCGCCAGAGGTTCCAAAAGCAGCTGCAGGATACAAGACCTTCTTTGTAGACCTGACCGGTATTGCTCTGAAGACCGATCTGGTAGTTGCCGGAAGTCCGATCCTGAATACTCCGGTAATCGGAGCACTAGCAAAAATGGGTCTCTTCTCACGTGAGTCTGCCCGTGCAGCAATATCAGAGATGTTCGCAGATGAGCGGAATCTGAAAGCCGCCATGATGGCATATGAGGAGCTGGTGATATGAGAGAGAGACTCGCAATATCCCGTCCGGTTGAAGGAGCCTGCGGAAAAACCGGAACCTGGCGTGTATTTCGTCCGGTTGTTGACAGGGACAGGTGTAATTCCTGTGGTATGTGTGCAATGTACTGTCCGGATGGCGTCATCGACAATGACTATCAGATCGATCTTGTCTTCTGCAAAGGGTGCGGCATTTGCGCGAATGAATGCCCGAAGAAAGCGATCACCATGGTCAGAGAAGGCGAATAATCCAACCATTTCTCACCCTTTTTCTGCGATTGTAATAATTCCCGGGATGCTGTAATTTTATCAGGCCTGACTTTATCTGTACGATTATATGCTGGTGCGAATTATTTCATATACTGCACCAAACAATTATCCCCAAACCTGAACCACATGGTAGTATGGTCCGGTACTCAATAACGATGGAGGATGATCTGACCAAGCGGATCGACCAGGAGTGTAATGCCAGACAGTTATCACGGTCTGACTGGATCACTGAAGCCTGCGCCCGTCAGCTCAAACGCCTCTCCGGGTTTGGGATATATCCTTGTGGCCAGTCCGGCCCGCTCATCGATGATTCGCCTGCACTGGTCAGGCACAATATGCAGAATTACGAAGAGACGTACCGGAACTTCAAGATAGAAGTACCCGAATACTTCAACTTCGGATTCGATGTCATCGATGCCTGGGCAAAGAAGGATCGCAACAAACTTGCGATGGTTTGGACAAACCAGCAGGAAGCAGAACACTTTTTCACCTTCCGTGACATCTCCCGCAGATCAAACCAGATTGTCAATATGCTGATCAAGTACAAGATCGGCAAAGGCGACAAAGTTTTGATCATGCTTCCACGGGTTCCGGAATGGTGGTTCATGACAATCGCCCTGATCAAAGTTGGTGCGATTTACATTCCTGCCCCTACGATGCTGACCCAGAAGGATATCGAGTACAGAATCAACGCTGCGGATGTCAAGATGGTCATCACCTCTGAAGAGAATGCCGATAAGGTCGAGGCAGCATCATCACACTGTCCCTCTCTTGAGGTGAAGATGATCAATGATGCACAACGGCCGGGTTGGATCTCATACCTGACTGAGCTCGATTATCCTGCACCGGTTTCATCACGGATTGTAAACCTGAAGGGACTGCGGAAAACAAAATCATCAGACCCGATGGTTATGTTCTTCTCATCAGGGACAACCGGAGAACCGAAGATGGTTGTGCATACCCATGACTATCCACTCGGACATATTGTGACAGCCAGGTTCTGGCATGACCTGCGAAGCAATGATCTGCACTTTACAGTTTCAGATACCGGATGGGCAAAGTCTGCATGGGGAAAACTCTTTGGCCAGTGGATTGAGGGTTCTGCCATTTTCGTGTATGATTACCGCCACAAGTTCAATGCAACTGAACTGCTTCCGCTTATTGAGAAGTACGGGATTACAACCTTTTGTGCACCGCCAACAATCTACCGGATGCTGGTGATGGCAGATCTTCGCAAGTATGACTTCTCAGAACTTCGTCACTGTGTGAGTGCCGGGGAGATGATAAATCCTGAAGTTATCAAGGCGTGGAAAGATATGACAGGCCTTGAGGTGTACGAGGGATATGGACAGACTGAACTTGTTCTCTGTGTCGGGACATTCCCATGTATGCAGCCAAAGTATGGTTCCATGGGCAAACCCTCTCCTGGCTGGCATATTGAACTCCACGATGAAGATGGCAAGCCCGTCAAACCTGGTGAAGAGGGTTCAATCGCGATTAGTGTCAACCCAAAGCCTGTTGGAATGTTCCTTGAATATCATAACAACGATGAAGCCAATAAGAATGCCTTCAGGAATGGGTTTTACTACTCTGGCGACAGGGCAATGATGGATGAGGACGGGTACTTCTGGTTTGTTGGTCGTGATGATGATGTTATCAAGGCTTCCGGATACCGTATTGGCCCATTCGAAGTTGAAAATTCACTTATAGAGCATCCGGCAGTAGGAGAGACAGCTGTTGTAGGCTCACCTGATATCATCCGTGGATTTGTCGTCAAGGCGTTTGTTGTTCTGAAAGAGGGGTACAAACCTTCAGAACAACTGGCACGAGAGATCCAGGATTATGTCAAAGGAGTAACTGCACCATATAAGTACCCGAGAAAGATCGAATTTGTCACCGAACTCCCAAAGACCATTTCAGGCAAGATCAAACGGAAAGATCTCCGTGAGCTTGAGATGAAGCGGTTTGAAGAGGAACAGAGGGACGGTAAGCATCGATAATCCTTTCCTTTTTGCGCGTTTTGGTAATTATAATGGTATGAAATGTCTGGAGTCATTTTCCAGATTAATTCAGTTCACCAGCACAGGAAAACATCTTTGTTATGAACATCAGGAGAGTACTATGAGATCGGTCTCTCTTTCGCAGCGGGGTTATTGCTGGGCCCTGCCAGCATTTGTGGTGGTTGCGGTTTGTTGTCTTTTTCCCCTTCCGGTCAGTGCTGAAGATGGCTATTCGGGTGGTGCACCATTAGGCGCTCCAAACTGGCTTTTAGAAAGGATGGATACCAGTATCATGCCTGACTATTATCTTCCACCGAATACAACAAGCGACCAGGTCCGGGTTCCGACATACAGTTCGTATATTAGCAGCGGTAATAAACTCCTGACTTCAGGCTCTTATGCAGATGCAAAGAGTGCATTTGAGAATGCTATACAGAAAAAGCCTGAATCATTTGATGCCTGGGTTGGCCGGGGTCTTGCACTAGAAGGACTCAACCGGTCTCTCACCTCGATTGAATCATATGATAAGGCAATCAGTTATGCACCAGATGATGGAAGTTCATGGGTTGCTCATGCTGGAAAAGGAAGAGTGCTTCTAGATCTGAACAAATATCAGGATGCTGCTGATTCACTTGAAACAGCAATTAATGAGTATACCAGATCTGGTTCGAGCAATATGGATGATCTTGTTTCAATGTACAACCATCTTGCTGAAGCGAAGAGCAGGCTTGGTCTCAAGGATGAGGCTGATGCAGCCAAGAAAAAGGCGGCAAGCCTGAAATCAGGCACTGGCCCGATATTTGGAAATAAAAGTTCCCTTTAGGTCATCATAACCTAAAACACCTGTCATACTTTTTTCCCGCAGACAGATTCTGCATTATAGTGATATTCATACATCTTCAAACCTGACTACTCTGTGACCCTCATCGATGAAGTGGTTCATATCACCCTGGTGAACTGGAACCTGATCAGAAACAGGATGAGGAGGGATGAGAGATCAATCCTGATGTCGGACAGATTCCATTGGAGTTAGTGGGATGGTGCTAAAAGAGCGATATAATAGGGTAAAGAACCGGGTTCACGTGATACTTGATGATCCAAGTCCAGGGGATCGGGTTGCATTCAATATTCAATGGTTCCTTGCTTTTGTGGTTCTTCTCAATGCAGTGGTAATTGTCCTGATCACTGTCCCTTCAATCGACAAGCAATACAGGATTCTGTTTGGCCCCCTGATGAATTTCTGCCTCTTCATATTTACGATCGAATACGTGCTGAGAATATGGTCCTGTACATCATCCCCAGATCTTAAGGGAATGATAGGTAACCGCTTCAGGTATGCTATGCACCTGTACCTGCTCATTGATCTCATCTCAATTCTTCCTGTTTTTTTTCCATTCATATTCAACCGTCACCTGACCATACTTAGGACATTCCGACTGCTTTCAATTTTTAAACTTGGCAGGTACTCCAGGTATTCACAGTCACTTGCTCAGCTGAAACGGGTCCTTTTCAGAAAGAGAGAAATTTTTGCCATCATGGTCTTTATCCTGATCTTTGTAGTTCTCTTCTCATCAACAATCCTCTACCTTGTGGAAAATCCTGTTCAGCCAGATAAATTTTCAAGCATTCCTGCTGCAATGTGGTGGTCTGCGATGACTGTTACAACTGTAGGGTATGGTGATATTTATCCAATAACTCCACTTGGAAAGATTATCGGATCATGTTTCACCTTCCTTGGAGTGCTTGTACTCGCTCTCCCGTCTGCCATTCTTGCGACCGGATTTATTGAAGAAAAGAATAGATTATCTGATTCTAGTCCATTACGGCGGGTTGCATCAGCAAGTTTGATCAGATATTTTTCTTCACTGCATGATCAGGGGAAGATGTCTGATCAGGAGTATGAAGAATATTCGTCAATGGTTTATTGCTTACATTCCAGAGATGAATAAAAAATCAACTGATGAACAATAGACCGGAGATGTGTGTTTTATTTACCCAAACAAGGATGGTTTGGATTTCCTTCAGAAAATTTTATACGTTCCTTGTTTTGTACACAACCCAGTTTCCAAGCTTCTTGATAATCCCGGTTCCCGGGCTCGAAATAATATAAGGTAATACAATCTGCGATCAGGACAGCAACTAACTATCCATCTGCTGTTCTTCTTTATTCTCTTCTGCCTGGAAAGGAGCATCAATTTTACTGAGTATCGGGTCGGGCTGAGCAGGTGGTTCATTTGGGTACAGCGATCCGGTTGTATTTATCCTGTTCATAGCCTGTTCTTCTTCTATGGATACAGCAGCATCAACTTTCTTTGTCTCTTTAGTGTCACCTTTGAATGCCTCAAGTGGCATAACGCCCATTAGCAAAAGGATCAGAAAAAAGAGAAAAATGGTCACGATGATTCCCAGAATAATTGGAGCAGCTGGATTGCTCCACACTGATGCAGGCATTTCTGCCCTGATACCTGCGTCAGGTCTTTTTTCAGGATGTGGATTCATTCAGTTATACTCCTCTTTCCCCGGATTTCCTGACAAATATCATGAGGATGAGGGCGATTATCTGAATAGTCATAGCGAAGAGGAATGCTGAATCAAATGCAACTGCAAGCTCTGCCGGCTTAAGAGTATGAGCAGCCATCTCAGCCATTTTTGGACCGAGTGTTGCGGTTGCAACGAGGAGGGTGATGGTAACTCCAAGAGTAGAGCCAAGGTTGGTCATCATCCTGAGAAGGCCGGATGTCATTCCCCGTTCTGTATCTGGTGATTCCCCCATTATCGCACTATTTAGTGGAGCAAATGCGATACCTGCTCCTGCTCCGAGAATAAACAGATAGAATGCCACTTCACCGGTATGGCTTGAGATGGATATGGTAGACAAAAAGAAGAGGGCAAGGATCATGATGATGAATCCAACCATAATTGGTTTTTTTGTTCCTATGACATCTGATACTTTTCCCGCAATTGGTGCAGTCATAATATTGCCAACCGGAAGTGAGAGGAGCAGGGCTCCTGATGTTCCTGTTGGGAGTTCTTTTACAATTTCAAGATAGAAGGGCATGAGAAACATGACCCCTGCAAGTCCCATCTGCAGGATGAGAATGTTGATGTTCTGAATTGTGTAAGAACGGTTTTTGAAGACTGAAAGAATAATAAGCGGCTCAATCGCCTGTTTCTCACGTATGAACAGGAGAGTCCATGAGACAATTGAAAGAGCCAGGGCTTCAATGCCGGTTCTGGTATCCTGTGTCTGAATCTGGTTCAGTCCGATGATCAGGGATCCAAGGGCGATGAATATCAGAATGACTCCCGGGGTATCAAGTCGTGAAGAGGGGGATGTTGCTGTACGGGTTGGGATAACTGAAATGCCAAGAAGAATAGCAAGAATTCCAACCGGAATATTCACGTAAAAAATGTACTGCCAGGAGAATGCACTGGTGAGAAACCCTCCGATCACCGGACCGAGAGCCACACCAAGCATGGTAAACATTGCAACAAGACCGAGGGCCTGTCCCCTTACCTTTTCACCCAGGTATGAAGTCACCATAACAGAGCCGAGAGCAGCGATGATTGCACCGCCGATAGCCTGGATCATCCTGAAGAAAATCAAAAGATCTACACTAGGGGCAACTCCGCAAAGAGCAGATCCTATTGTAAATATCGCAAATCCCACAACAAAGATCTTTTTGTATCCTTTGATGTCTCCTAACTTTGCTGCAGCCAGAAGCAGACTGACAAGAATTATCAGATATGCATTCAATACCCAGGATGCAATTACTGTTGATACATTGAACGCTTTTGCGATACTTGGAAGTGCAATGTTCACAATGGTTGCATCAAGACCGGCCATGAATGATCCCAGTGAGATCACCAGTACGATCAGGAGTTCTCTCCCGGTCATATGGGATGAGGGGTCTGATTCTGACATAGTAGTAGTGATCCTTTCTGCAAAGTTGATAAAGGATAGGTAGAGGTTTTACCAAAATCAGTGTGATGATTCACACCTGATAGAACCTAAAAATGAATCAGGATCTCGAAAGTTATTTCTCTTCCTGTTATGTAGATCCCTTTTCATGGGTATGAGAGAAGAGCTTCTTACTCACTGGATCGAGGCACTTGGTAATGTTTCATTCCCGGTTTCTTCTAAAGAATCAGTATACTCCGGTCTTCCAAAAGGTGCAGCAGGAAATATGACTGTTGGAGGACTGGTTGTGTGCAATGTTGGAGAACTATTTGAAAAGTTTCTAAAGCCTTCCGACTTTCCAATAAACTCAGCAGAAGAGCTGGTTCTTCTGATCTTTGATCGCGCTGGAATATAAGGCAGGACTAGGCATCAATATTAGCCCGGATTTAGATTACTTCACAGGGACCTATCTGAAGACAGGTTCAGCGATAATTAACGTTTATAAATCGGCGTATTAGGCTTCTTTTATAAAATAAGACCC contains the following coding sequences:
- a CDS encoding AMP-binding protein codes for the protein MVRYSITMEDDLTKRIDQECNARQLSRSDWITEACARQLKRLSGFGIYPCGQSGPLIDDSPALVRHNMQNYEETYRNFKIEVPEYFNFGFDVIDAWAKKDRNKLAMVWTNQQEAEHFFTFRDISRRSNQIVNMLIKYKIGKGDKVLIMLPRVPEWWFMTIALIKVGAIYIPAPTMLTQKDIEYRINAADVKMVITSEENADKVEAASSHCPSLEVKMINDAQRPGWISYLTELDYPAPVSSRIVNLKGLRKTKSSDPMVMFFSSGTTGEPKMVVHTHDYPLGHIVTARFWHDLRSNDLHFTVSDTGWAKSAWGKLFGQWIEGSAIFVYDYRHKFNATELLPLIEKYGITTFCAPPTIYRMLVMADLRKYDFSELRHCVSAGEMINPEVIKAWKDMTGLEVYEGYGQTELVLCVGTFPCMQPKYGSMGKPSPGWHIELHDEDGKPVKPGEEGSIAISVNPKPVGMFLEYHNNDEANKNAFRNGFYYSGDRAMMDEDGYFWFVGRDDDVIKASGYRIGPFEVENSLIEHPAVGETAVVGSPDIIRGFVVKAFVVLKEGYKPSEQLAREIQDYVKGVTAPYKYPRKIEFVTELPKTISGKIKRKDLRELEMKRFEEEQRDGKHR
- a CDS encoding tetratricopeptide repeat protein gives rise to the protein MRSVSLSQRGYCWALPAFVVVAVCCLFPLPVSAEDGYSGGAPLGAPNWLLERMDTSIMPDYYLPPNTTSDQVRVPTYSSYISSGNKLLTSGSYADAKSAFENAIQKKPESFDAWVGRGLALEGLNRSLTSIESYDKAISYAPDDGSSWVAHAGKGRVLLDLNKYQDAADSLETAINEYTRSGSSNMDDLVSMYNHLAEAKSRLGLKDEADAAKKKAASLKSGTGPIFGNKSSL
- a CDS encoding ion transporter, giving the protein MVLKERYNRVKNRVHVILDDPSPGDRVAFNIQWFLAFVVLLNAVVIVLITVPSIDKQYRILFGPLMNFCLFIFTIEYVLRIWSCTSSPDLKGMIGNRFRYAMHLYLLIDLISILPVFFPFIFNRHLTILRTFRLLSIFKLGRYSRYSQSLAQLKRVLFRKREIFAIMVFILIFVVLFSSTILYLVENPVQPDKFSSIPAAMWWSAMTVTTVGYGDIYPITPLGKIIGSCFTFLGVLVLALPSAILATGFIEEKNRLSDSSPLRRVASASLIRYFSSLHDQGKMSDQEYEEYSSMVYCLHSRDE
- a CDS encoding DHA2 family efflux MFS transporter permease subunit, with amino-acid sequence MSESDPSSHMTGRELLIVLVISLGSFMAGLDATIVNIALPSIAKAFNVSTVIASWVLNAYLIILVSLLLAAAKLGDIKGYKKIFVVGFAIFTIGSALCGVAPSVDLLIFFRMIQAIGGAIIAALGSVMVTSYLGEKVRGQALGLVAMFTMLGVALGPVIGGFLTSAFSWQYIFYVNIPVGILAILLGISVIPTRTATSPSSRLDTPGVILIFIALGSLIIGLNQIQTQDTRTGIEALALSIVSWTLLFIREKQAIEPLIILSVFKNRSYTIQNINILILQMGLAGVMFLMPFYLEIVKELPTGTSGALLLSLPVGNIMTAPIAGKVSDVIGTKKPIMVGFIIMILALFFLSTISISSHTGEVAFYLFILGAGAGIAFAPLNSAIMGESPDTERGMTSGLLRMMTNLGSTLGVTITLLVATATLGPKMAEMAAHTLKPAELAVAFDSAFLFAMTIQIIALILMIFVRKSGERGV
- a CDS encoding MTH865 family protein, translated to MREELLTHWIEALGNVSFPVSSKESVYSGLPKGAAGNMTVGGLVVCNVGELFEKFLKPSDFPINSAEELVLLIFDRAGI